The proteins below come from a single Leopardus geoffroyi isolate Oge1 chromosome D3, O.geoffroyi_Oge1_pat1.0, whole genome shotgun sequence genomic window:
- the LOC123587379 gene encoding glutathione S-transferase theta-3-like isoform X2, whose protein sequence is MGLELYLDLMSQPCRAVYIFAKKNGIPFELRTVELLKGQHHSDAFAQVNPLKKVPALKDGDFTLAESAWVLAAKSSKADPSWLHGANAWRPPWERTSFRRHMQLS, encoded by the exons ATGGGCCTAGAGCTCTACCTGGACTTAATGTCCCAGCCCTGCCGCGCCGTCTACATCTTCGCCAAGAAGAACGGCATCCCCTTCGAGTTGCGCACGGTGGAGCTGCTCAAAG GTCAGCACCACAGCGATGCTTTTGCCCAGGTGAACCCCCTGAAGAAGGTGCCAGCCTTGAAGGATGGGGACTTCACCTTGGCTGAGAG TGCTTGGG TGCTGGCTGCCAAGTCTTCAAAAGCCGACCCAAGCTGGCTGCATGGCGCCAACGCGTGGAGGCCGCCGTGGGAAAGGACCTCTTTCAGGAGGCACATGCAGTTGTCATGA
- the LOC123587379 gene encoding glutathione S-transferase theta-3-like isoform X1: MGLELYLDLMSQPCRAVYIFAKKNGIPFELRTVELLKGQHHSDAFAQVNPLKKVPALKDGDFTLAESVAILLYLCRKYEVPDHWYPQDLQARARVDEYLAWQHTALRNSCTRAMWQKMMFPVFLGEQVPPETLASTLAELERCLQLLEDKFLKDQDFLAGPHISVADLVAITELMHPVSAGCQVFKSRPKLAAWRQRVEAAVGKDLFQEAHAVVMKAKDLPPADSAIKEKLKPLVQVLLQ, encoded by the exons ATGGGCCTAGAGCTCTACCTGGACTTAATGTCCCAGCCCTGCCGCGCCGTCTACATCTTCGCCAAGAAGAACGGCATCCCCTTCGAGTTGCGCACGGTGGAGCTGCTCAAAG GTCAGCACCACAGCGATGCTTTTGCCCAGGTGAACCCCCTGAAGAAGGTGCCAGCCTTGAAGGATGGGGACTTCACCTTGGCTGAGAG TGTGGCCATCCTGTTGTATCTGTGTCGCAAGTATGAGGTCCCTGACCACTGGTACCCTCAGGACCTGCAGGCCCGTGCCCGTGTGGACGAGTACCTAGCATGGCAGCACACGGCCCTACGGAATAGTTGCACACGAGCCATGTGGCAGAAG ATGATGTTCCCAGTGTTCCTGGGCGAACAGGTGCCCCCTGAGACATTGGCATCTACTCTGGCTGAGCTGGAAAGGTGCCTGCAGCTGCTTGAGGACAAATTCCTAAAGGACCAAGACTTCCTTGCTGGACCCCACATCTCAGTGGCTGATTTGGTGGCCATCACGGAGCTGATGCAT CCTGTCAGTGCTGGCTGCCAAGTCTTCAAAAGCCGACCCAAGCTGGCTGCATGGCGCCAACGCGTGGAGGCCGCCGTGGGAAAGGACCTCTTTCAGGAGGCACATGCAGTTGTCATGAAGGCCAAGGACTTGCCTCCAGCAGACAGTGCCATAAAGGAGAAGCTGAAGCCCTTGGTGCAGGTTTTGTTGCAGTGA
- the LOC123588277 gene encoding D-dopachrome decarboxylase, translated as MPFVELDTNLPAGRVPAGLEKRLCAATAAILSKPEDRVNVTLRPGLAMAVNGSTDPCAQLSISSIGVVGTAEENRGHSARFFEFLTKEMGLGQDRIIIRFFPLEPWQIGKKGTVMTFL; from the exons ATGCCGTTTGTTGAGTTGGACACCAACTTGCCCGCCGGCCGTGTGCCCGCCGGACTGGAGAAGCGGCTCTGCGCGGCCACTGCAGCCATCCTGAGCAAACCTGAGGAC CGCGTGAACGTGACCTTGCGACCAGGTCTGGCCATGGCGGTGAACGGCTCTACCGATCCCTGCGCGCAGCTGAGCATCTCCTCCATCGGTGTGGTGGGCACGGCCGAGGAGAACCGTGGACACAGCGCCCGATTCTTCGAGTTCCTCACCAAGGAGATGGGCCTGGGCCAGGATCG GATAATTATCCGATTTTTCCCCCTGGAGCCCTGGCAGATTGGCAAGAAAGGGACAGTCATGACTTTTCTATGA